The Actinomadura sp. WMMB 499 genome includes a window with the following:
- a CDS encoding L-ribulose-5-phosphate 4-epimerase, with protein sequence MRELEDLRESVCRLHAELVRNGLVAWTAGNVSGRLPGGDRFAIKPSGVSYDDLTPETIVVCDLDGNRVAGELSPSSDTAAHAYVYRHMPDVNGVVHTHSTYASAWAARAEPIPCVLTAMADEFGGEIPVGPFALIGGEDIGRGVVETLSGHRSKAVLMRNHGVFAVGDSPKAAVKAAVMCEDVARTVHVSRQLGEPLPIARADVDSLYDRYQNVYGQRSSR encoded by the coding sequence GTGAGAGAACTCGAGGACCTGCGGGAATCCGTCTGCCGCCTGCACGCCGAACTCGTCCGCAACGGGCTGGTGGCGTGGACGGCGGGCAACGTGTCGGGACGGCTGCCGGGCGGCGACCGGTTCGCCATCAAGCCGAGCGGGGTGTCCTACGACGACCTGACGCCCGAGACGATCGTCGTGTGCGACCTCGACGGGAACCGGGTCGCGGGCGAGCTGTCGCCGTCGAGCGACACCGCCGCGCACGCGTACGTGTACCGGCACATGCCGGACGTGAACGGGGTCGTGCACACGCACTCGACGTACGCGTCGGCGTGGGCGGCGCGCGCGGAGCCGATCCCGTGCGTGCTGACGGCGATGGCCGACGAGTTCGGCGGCGAGATCCCGGTGGGGCCGTTCGCGCTGATCGGCGGCGAGGACATCGGCCGCGGCGTCGTCGAGACCCTGTCCGGGCACCGGTCGAAGGCCGTGCTGATGCGCAACCACGGGGTGTTCGCGGTCGGGGACTCCCCGAAGGCGGCGGTGAAGGCGGCGGTGATGTGCGAGGACGTCGCCCGCACCGTGCACGTGTCCCGGCAGCTCGGCGAGCCGCTGCCGATCGCGCGGGCCGACGTCGACAGCCTCTACGACCGCTACCAGAACGTCTACGGGCAGAGGAGTTCGCGATGA
- the araB gene encoding ribulokinase, translating to MVGVDFGTLSGRAVVVRVADGAELGSAVHAYAHGVLEERLPDGTRLPPDWALQSPEDWRDVLRHAVPAAVADAGVDAADVIGIGTDFTACTVLPATADGTPLCELHPDRPHAWPKLWKHHAAQPHADRINALAAERGESWLARYGGKISSEWEWAKGLQLLEEDPETYAAAERWIEAADWIVWQLTGTESRNVCTAGYKGIHQDGAYPSEEFAAALNPDFAGFTRKLGHDLAPLGGRAGRLAARAAAWTGLPEGVAVAVGNVDAHVTAAAADAVRPGRMVAIMGTSTCHVMASDRLAEVPGMCGVVRDGIVPGLWGYEAGQSGVGDIFGWFAETSVPAAYAREADARGMSAHEYLTSLAERQKVGEHGLVALDWHNGNRSVLVDHDLSGVIAGQTLATRPEDVYRALIEATAFGARVIVETFEASGVPVEEFVVAGGLLGNRFLMQVYADVLRRPLSAIGSGQGPALGAAVHAAVAAGAHPDITAAAAAMGKRIPDAFVPDPARADAYDRLYAEYRRLHDHFADGAVLHRLRAIRNEAAR from the coding sequence GTGGTGGGGGTGGACTTCGGCACCCTGTCCGGACGGGCCGTCGTGGTCCGGGTCGCGGACGGCGCCGAGCTGGGGAGCGCGGTCCACGCCTACGCCCACGGCGTGCTCGAGGAACGGCTGCCGGACGGCACCCGGCTCCCGCCCGACTGGGCGCTGCAGTCGCCCGAGGACTGGCGCGACGTCCTGCGGCACGCGGTGCCCGCGGCCGTCGCGGACGCGGGCGTGGACGCGGCGGACGTCATCGGCATCGGCACCGACTTCACCGCCTGCACCGTGCTGCCGGCGACCGCGGACGGGACGCCGCTGTGCGAGCTCCACCCGGACCGGCCGCACGCCTGGCCCAAGCTGTGGAAGCACCACGCCGCCCAGCCGCACGCCGACCGGATCAACGCGCTCGCCGCAGAGCGGGGCGAGAGTTGGCTCGCGCGGTACGGCGGAAAGATCTCCTCCGAGTGGGAATGGGCCAAGGGCCTGCAGCTCCTCGAAGAGGACCCCGAGACGTACGCGGCCGCCGAACGCTGGATCGAGGCCGCGGACTGGATCGTCTGGCAGCTCACCGGCACCGAGAGCCGCAACGTCTGCACGGCCGGGTACAAGGGCATCCACCAGGACGGCGCGTACCCGTCCGAGGAGTTCGCCGCCGCGCTGAACCCGGACTTCGCCGGATTCACCCGCAAGCTCGGGCACGACCTCGCGCCGCTCGGCGGGCGGGCCGGACGGCTGGCGGCGCGGGCGGCGGCGTGGACCGGGCTCCCCGAGGGGGTCGCCGTCGCGGTCGGCAACGTGGACGCGCACGTCACGGCCGCCGCCGCGGACGCCGTCCGGCCCGGCCGGATGGTCGCCATCATGGGCACCTCGACCTGCCACGTCATGGCGTCCGACCGGCTCGCCGAGGTGCCGGGCATGTGCGGCGTGGTGCGCGACGGGATCGTCCCCGGACTGTGGGGGTACGAGGCGGGCCAGTCCGGCGTCGGCGACATCTTCGGATGGTTCGCCGAGACGTCGGTGCCCGCGGCGTACGCGCGCGAGGCGGACGCCCGGGGCATGAGCGCGCACGAGTACCTGACGTCGCTCGCCGAACGGCAGAAGGTCGGCGAGCACGGGCTCGTCGCGCTCGACTGGCACAACGGCAACCGCTCGGTGCTCGTCGACCACGACCTCTCCGGGGTGATCGCGGGCCAGACGCTCGCGACCCGCCCGGAGGACGTCTACCGGGCGCTGATCGAGGCGACGGCGTTCGGCGCCCGCGTGATCGTCGAGACGTTCGAGGCGTCCGGGGTGCCGGTCGAGGAGTTCGTCGTCGCGGGCGGGCTGCTCGGCAACCGGTTCCTCATGCAGGTGTACGCGGACGTGCTGCGGCGCCCCCTGTCGGCGATCGGCTCCGGGCAGGGCCCCGCGCTCGGCGCCGCGGTCCACGCGGCCGTCGCCGCCGGCGCCCACCCCGACATCACCGCCGCCGCGGCCGCCATGGGCAAGCGGATCCCGGACGCGTTCGTCCCCGACCCCGCCCGCGCCGACGCCTACGACCGGCTGTACGCCGAGTACCGCCGGCTGCACGACCACTTCGCGGACGGCGCCGTCCTGCACCGCCTCCGCGCGATCAGGAACGAGGCCGCCCGGTGA
- a CDS encoding acyl-CoA dehydrogenase family protein — MGYGDEVVARVRDLAPALADRAPAAEEARRLPDETIADLAATGLFASLVPERFGGAGLGFATMAAACREAGAACASTGWLSTIYTLHNWMVALFPEETQAEVWADRPYALIPCTLAPSGTAEPVDGGHTVTGRWSWGSGVMHADHVMVMALVTVDGTIEPRLFLLPRADVTVHDVWHTSGMRGTGSNDIEVAGAFVPAHRSVPLAELAEGRSPGARVNPGAVYRTPLVPVFALTGAAPVLGAAEGVLARFGERMRGRVMAYTGERQRDLMSGQIRLAAATADLRAARLLLESTLRDASGPDAVDLHRRASARLAAAHVAATARRVVNDLCGAAGASAQFTGSPFQRAQRDVNTISGHVVFDPDASYALYGKIELGIDPGPVNLV, encoded by the coding sequence ATGGGGTATGGAGATGAAGTCGTCGCCCGCGTCCGCGACCTGGCGCCCGCGCTCGCGGACCGGGCCCCCGCCGCCGAGGAGGCGCGGCGGCTGCCCGACGAGACGATCGCCGACCTGGCCGCGACCGGCCTGTTCGCCTCGCTCGTCCCGGAGCGGTTCGGCGGCGCCGGACTCGGCTTCGCGACGATGGCCGCCGCGTGCCGCGAGGCCGGCGCGGCGTGCGCGTCCACCGGCTGGCTGTCGACCATCTACACGCTGCACAACTGGATGGTCGCGCTGTTCCCCGAGGAGACCCAGGCGGAGGTGTGGGCCGACCGCCCGTACGCCCTGATCCCCTGCACCCTCGCGCCGAGCGGCACCGCCGAGCCCGTCGACGGCGGCCACACCGTCACCGGCCGCTGGTCCTGGGGCAGCGGGGTGATGCACGCCGACCACGTGATGGTCATGGCGCTCGTCACCGTCGACGGCACCATCGAACCCCGCCTGTTCCTGCTCCCCCGCGCGGACGTCACCGTCCACGACGTGTGGCACACCAGCGGCATGCGCGGCACCGGGAGCAACGACATCGAGGTCGCGGGCGCGTTCGTGCCCGCGCACCGGTCCGTCCCCCTCGCCGAGCTGGCCGAGGGCCGCTCCCCCGGCGCGCGCGTCAATCCGGGCGCGGTGTACCGGACGCCGCTGGTGCCGGTGTTCGCGCTGACCGGCGCGGCGCCCGTCCTCGGGGCGGCCGAGGGCGTGCTGGCCCGTTTCGGCGAGCGGATGCGCGGCCGGGTCATGGCGTACACGGGCGAGCGGCAGCGCGACCTGATGAGCGGGCAGATCCGGCTGGCCGCCGCGACCGCCGACCTGCGCGCCGCCCGCCTCCTCCTGGAGAGCACGCTGCGCGACGCGTCCGGCCCGGACGCCGTGGACCTGCACCGCCGCGCGTCCGCCCGGCTGGCCGCCGCGCACGTCGCCGCGACCGCCCGCCGCGTCGTCAACGACCTGTGCGGGGCCGCGGGGGCGAGCGCCCAGTTCACCGGCTCGCCGTTCCAGCGGGCGCAGCGGGATGTGAATACGATCTCCGGGCACGTGGTGTTCGACCCGGACGCGTCGTACGCGCTCTACGGAAAGATCGAGCTCGGCATCGACCCCGGCCCGGTCAACCTCGTGTGA
- a CDS encoding TetR/AcrR family transcriptional regulator produces MTARTKASRRDWIEAAYRELANTGERGVTINALASRLGVTKGSFYWQFKDRTELVRALLDRWAHERTDEMLGLALGSTPDPRERLRRIQALGREIAPIDRAMRLWARSEPAAQQAVRHADRALLGHISSCLRDLGFGADDARLRALLMLRAWVGGYLVPAPQDDAARADHDEQMLDVLLARLDR; encoded by the coding sequence ATGACGGCCCGCACCAAGGCGTCCAGGCGGGACTGGATCGAGGCCGCGTACCGGGAGCTGGCGAACACCGGGGAGCGCGGGGTGACGATCAACGCGCTCGCGTCCCGGCTCGGCGTGACGAAGGGCAGCTTCTACTGGCAGTTCAAGGACCGCACCGAGCTGGTGCGGGCCCTGCTCGACCGGTGGGCGCACGAGCGGACGGACGAGATGCTCGGGCTCGCGCTCGGCAGCACCCCCGACCCGCGCGAGCGGCTCCGCCGCATCCAGGCGCTCGGCCGCGAGATCGCGCCGATCGACCGCGCGATGCGGCTGTGGGCGCGCAGCGAACCGGCGGCCCAGCAGGCCGTCCGGCACGCCGACCGCGCCCTGCTCGGCCACATCTCGTCCTGCCTGCGCGATCTCGGCTTCGGCGCGGACGACGCGCGCCTGCGGGCTCTGCTGATGCTGCGCGCGTGGGTCGGCGGCTACCTGGTGCCCGCTCCCCAGGACGACGCCGCCCGCGCCGACCACGACGAGCAGATGCTCGACGTCCTCCTCGCCCGGCTCGACCGCTGA
- a CDS encoding TetR/AcrR family transcriptional regulator encodes MARVPHGAKDDPGQERAVPVRARSQASRDAIVQAALALWRTKGYAATTVTDICKAAGVSKALFYVYFARREDVLMEIEIFTMRDAHLAARDVAARPYELVDLIRAVIDVLERGMRRYPPELVFETVIETYRIEQRAEGAADLAFLFREPFELARRDGKLPPDADVERSARIAQIMVGDGIRSWTAGRCEQPLTENLAREIALLIGGVPPR; translated from the coding sequence ATGGCTCGAGTTCCCCACGGTGCAAAGGATGACCCTGGTCAGGAAAGGGCGGTTCCGGTCCGTGCGCGTTCTCAGGCGAGCCGGGACGCGATCGTCCAGGCGGCGCTGGCCCTGTGGCGCACCAAGGGGTACGCCGCGACCACCGTCACCGACATCTGCAAGGCCGCCGGCGTCTCGAAGGCGCTGTTCTACGTCTACTTCGCCCGCCGGGAAGACGTGCTCATGGAGATCGAGATCTTCACCATGCGCGACGCCCACCTCGCGGCGCGGGACGTCGCGGCGCGCCCCTACGAACTCGTCGATCTGATCCGCGCCGTCATCGACGTGCTGGAGCGGGGCATGCGCCGCTACCCGCCGGAACTCGTCTTCGAAACCGTGATCGAGACCTACCGCATCGAGCAGCGCGCCGAGGGCGCCGCCGACCTGGCCTTCCTCTTCCGCGAACCCTTCGAGCTGGCGCGCCGGGACGGCAAGCTCCCGCCGGACGCCGACGTCGAGCGCAGCGCACGGATCGCCCAGATCATGGTCGGGGACGGCATCCGATCGTGGACCGCCGGCCGGTGCGAGCAGCCGCTGACCGAGAACCTCGCCCGGGAGATCGCCCTGCTGATCGGCGGGGTCCCGCCGCGCTGA
- a CDS encoding cytochrome c oxidase subunit 3 — protein MTTAPPPARRRLPGDVDMWVMILGDLFFFGCYFVTYMVFRALSAEEFAAAQRHLNVGIGVANTVVLLTSSLFAALAVLAVREDAWRKARGLLLAAGACGALFTVIKVYEWYAKIGEGHTIEDEFFSFYYVLTGVHLVHVLLGLLVLGIGVRELRASGRRRPTIVEQSVLLWHMIDLLWVVIFALLYLMG, from the coding sequence ATGACGACCGCACCCCCACCGGCACGGCGGCGCCTGCCCGGCGACGTCGACATGTGGGTGATGATCCTCGGCGACCTGTTCTTCTTCGGCTGCTACTTCGTCACCTACATGGTGTTCCGTGCCCTGTCCGCCGAGGAGTTCGCCGCCGCCCAGCGGCACCTGAACGTCGGCATCGGCGTCGCCAACACCGTCGTCCTGCTCACCAGCTCCCTGTTCGCCGCTCTCGCCGTGCTCGCCGTCCGCGAGGATGCGTGGCGGAAGGCCCGCGGGCTGCTCCTGGCGGCCGGCGCGTGCGGCGCCCTGTTCACCGTGATCAAGGTCTACGAGTGGTACGCAAAGATTGGCGAGGGCCACACGATCGAGGACGAGTTCTTCAGCTTCTACTACGTCCTGACCGGTGTTCACCTCGTCCACGTACTGCTCGGTCTTCTCGTCCTCGGCATCGGGGTCCGCGAGCTGCGCGCGTCCGGCCGGCGGCGCCCCACGATCGTCGAGCAGAGCGTCCTGCTCTGGCACATGATCGACCTGCTCTGGGTCGTGATCTTCGCGCTCCTCTACCTGATGGGGTGA
- a CDS encoding cytochrome C oxidase subunit IV family protein, which translates to MTAQELRRDRRAILAAWAALSAATVLAWLLSPGESQTDTTLGNELVAAVVVLALIKCRLIIRYFMEVRHAPRWLRLATDAWLAVLWLTLFITYLV; encoded by the coding sequence GTGACCGCTCAAGAACTACGGCGCGACAGGCGGGCGATCCTCGCCGCCTGGGCGGCGCTGTCGGCCGCGACCGTCCTCGCCTGGCTCCTGTCCCCCGGCGAATCCCAGACCGACACGACCCTCGGCAACGAGCTCGTCGCCGCCGTCGTCGTCCTCGCCCTCATCAAATGCCGCCTGATCATCCGCTACTTCATGGAGGTCCGGCACGCGCCCCGATGGCTCCGGCTCGCCACCGACGCCTGGCTCGCCGTCCTGTGGCTCACCTTGTTCATCACGTACCTGGTCTAG
- a CDS encoding helix-turn-helix domain-containing protein: MDVVSFADIPAKERFAFWREMSSKMWMPLDARCEPRLEGGFQAHVALGGLDSVQATLLTAPSLTVRRTPRLIRRSDPETFFVTCAVRGRATGEQADRHADLRTGDLMLRDSSRPYQTTFGSRDPAGGQLLSLQFPRSMLPLPERGLRELSAVRIRGDRGIGALASQYLLELARRLEEFGADEVMRVSALTLDVLTAALADALDARSSVPPGGRRRALLAQIHAFIRANLGDPQLTPGTIAAANHISVSYLHQLFRAEQRTVAGWIRERRLEQCRRDLGDPLLTTTPIGAIAARWGFASPAHFSQAFRAAYGLSPRQFRHRR, encoded by the coding sequence ATGGACGTGGTCAGCTTCGCCGATATTCCGGCGAAAGAGCGGTTCGCCTTCTGGCGTGAGATGAGCTCGAAGATGTGGATGCCGCTGGACGCGCGCTGCGAACCGCGGCTGGAGGGCGGATTCCAGGCTCATGTCGCCCTCGGCGGACTCGATTCCGTTCAGGCGACGCTGCTGACCGCGCCGTCGCTGACGGTCCGGCGCACGCCCCGTCTGATCCGCCGGTCGGACCCCGAGACCTTTTTCGTGACGTGCGCCGTTCGCGGTCGGGCCACCGGGGAGCAGGCCGATCGGCACGCCGATCTACGTACCGGGGACCTGATGCTCCGGGACAGCTCACGCCCCTACCAGACCACGTTCGGATCGCGGGACCCAGCGGGCGGCCAGTTGCTCTCGCTGCAGTTCCCGCGCTCGATGCTGCCCCTGCCCGAAAGGGGCCTGCGGGAATTGAGCGCGGTCCGCATCCGGGGCGACCGGGGCATCGGCGCACTGGCCTCCCAGTATCTGCTGGAGCTGGCCCGGCGCCTCGAGGAGTTCGGCGCGGACGAGGTGATGCGGGTGTCCGCCCTGACCCTCGACGTCCTGACGGCCGCGCTCGCCGACGCGCTGGACGCCCGGAGTTCGGTGCCGCCGGGCGGCCGACGGCGCGCGCTGCTCGCCCAGATCCACGCCTTCATCCGGGCGAACCTGGGCGATCCGCAGCTGACCCCGGGCACGATCGCCGCCGCCAACCACATCTCGGTGAGCTACCTGCACCAGCTGTTCCGGGCCGAGCAACGCACGGTCGCCGGGTGGATCCGCGAACGCCGCCTGGAGCAGTGCCGGCGCGACCTTGGGGACCCGCTGCTCACCACCACCCCGATCGGCGCCATCGCGGCCCGCTGGGGTTTCGCCAGCCCGGCCCACTTCAGCCAGGCGTTCCGGGCCGCCTACGGCCTGTCCCCTCGCCAGTTCCGCCACCGGCGCTGA
- a CDS encoding TetR/AcrR family transcriptional regulator, whose translation MGPAANRTEARIGRTPRGRYHLGLTPNAIIDAAVELSQGRGIAGWTLRDLAQDLEVAPSVLYHHVGGKEKLRRHVVERVLSTVDFPTTVMPWREWFRAALYPARAELARYPGTAKWLLLHGPVFPSMAPVVDAGVASLQQAGFARDTVPAYTALFNTALMTIAAVDDRLQHEDEAARDYTALMRDLSDSAGPSAGVSLIVRDVMAQFTGSPEAVMAARDGYYRYVLERLMDGLEHSLRGRTAD comes from the coding sequence ATGGGGCCGGCTGCGAACAGGACGGAGGCGCGCATCGGAAGAACACCCCGCGGTCGGTACCACCTCGGGCTCACTCCGAACGCGATCATCGACGCCGCGGTCGAACTCTCCCAGGGGAGGGGGATCGCGGGATGGACGCTACGTGACCTCGCGCAGGACCTCGAAGTCGCCCCGTCGGTGCTCTATCACCATGTCGGCGGCAAGGAAAAGCTCAGGCGTCACGTCGTCGAACGAGTGCTCTCCACCGTGGATTTCCCGACCACGGTGATGCCGTGGCGAGAATGGTTTCGCGCTGCTCTCTACCCGGCCCGTGCTGAACTGGCGCGTTACCCGGGGACGGCCAAGTGGTTGCTGTTGCACGGGCCCGTGTTCCCCAGCATGGCCCCGGTCGTCGACGCCGGAGTCGCCTCCCTCCAGCAGGCGGGTTTCGCGAGGGACACCGTGCCCGCGTACACCGCCCTCTTCAACACCGCGCTGATGACCATCGCCGCGGTCGACGACCGCCTCCAGCACGAGGACGAGGCGGCCCGCGACTACACCGCGCTGATGCGCGACCTTTCCGACTCCGCCGGCCCGAGTGCGGGAGTCTCCCTCATCGTGCGCGACGTCATGGCTCAGTTCACCGGTTCGCCCGAAGCCGTCATGGCCGCCCGAGACGGCTACTACCGCTACGTCCTGGAGCGGCTGATGGACGGGCTCGAGCACAGTCTCCGAGGGCGAACGGCCGACTAG
- a CDS encoding serine/threonine-protein kinase, with translation MDALRPEDPRTIGRYTLSARLGAGGMGQVFLGWSPGGRPVAVKVVHPGFATDAEFRRRFKREVEAARQVGGFHTAPVVDADPDAETPWLVTAYVPGPSLAAVVAEHGPLPPASVLALGAGLAEALEAIHSVGVVHRDLKPSNILLAPDGPRVIDFGIARAVDASGITVRAGTPGFMAPELISEGSVTAACDVFALGAVLAHALGVRPFGEGPVEALTYRVVHKSPVLDGLPAPLRGVIDGCLARDPADRPEPAALLRTMSSASETGDWLPRPVQDMLTRYPVTGPPTPPQPITGTRPFEDGREQPAPWPAHDRSVTSVQFKASIAPAALALVGHAGRAVLGIVLGILSVTTVAVSAGGEGGTRFALVAAVLVVVSIWLVRTSVGAIAPDVSALVKPCELRVGAGGIELEHGGRQVLYHWHEVGRVVVRRAERVGWAVCVFPQPGTPLPSPRGPRTPLGYLERKTGWIMVVPVHRLKGSRKEIEMTLARYAGRLWGGNA, from the coding sequence GTGGACGCGTTGCGACCTGAGGATCCCCGGACGATCGGCCGGTACACGCTCTCGGCCCGGCTGGGCGCGGGCGGAATGGGGCAGGTGTTCCTCGGCTGGTCCCCGGGCGGGCGGCCGGTCGCGGTGAAGGTGGTCCATCCGGGTTTCGCCACCGACGCCGAGTTCCGGCGGCGCTTCAAACGCGAGGTGGAGGCGGCACGCCAGGTCGGCGGATTCCATACCGCCCCCGTGGTGGACGCCGATCCCGACGCGGAGACCCCGTGGCTGGTCACGGCATACGTGCCCGGGCCGTCACTCGCCGCCGTGGTCGCCGAGCACGGCCCGTTGCCGCCGGCGTCGGTCCTCGCGCTCGGGGCCGGGCTGGCGGAAGCCCTGGAGGCCATTCACAGCGTCGGCGTCGTCCACCGGGATCTGAAGCCCTCCAACATCCTGCTCGCCCCCGACGGCCCGCGCGTCATCGATTTCGGCATCGCCCGGGCGGTCGACGCCTCCGGGATCACGGTCCGCGCGGGCACGCCCGGCTTCATGGCGCCCGAGCTGATCTCCGAGGGGTCGGTCACCGCCGCGTGCGACGTGTTCGCCCTCGGTGCCGTCCTCGCCCACGCCCTCGGCGTCCGGCCGTTCGGCGAAGGGCCGGTGGAGGCCCTGACCTACCGCGTGGTGCACAAGTCCCCCGTGCTGGACGGCCTGCCCGCCCCGTTGCGCGGCGTCATCGACGGCTGCCTCGCCAGGGATCCCGCGGATCGGCCGGAGCCCGCCGCCCTGCTGCGGACGATGTCCTCGGCCAGCGAGACCGGCGACTGGCTTCCCCGGCCCGTGCAGGACATGCTGACCCGGTATCCCGTCACCGGTCCCCCCACACCTCCGCAGCCGATCACCGGGACGCGTCCGTTCGAGGACGGCCGGGAGCAACCGGCTCCGTGGCCCGCTCACGACCGGTCCGTCACGTCCGTCCAGTTCAAGGCCAGCATCGCGCCCGCGGCCCTCGCCCTCGTAGGACATGCCGGTCGTGCCGTCCTGGGCATCGTTCTCGGAATCCTGTCGGTGACCACTGTGGCGGTATCGGCGGGTGGAGAGGGCGGCACGAGATTCGCGCTCGTCGCCGCCGTGCTCGTAGTGGTCTCGATCTGGCTGGTCCGCACCTCGGTGGGGGCGATAGCGCCGGATGTCAGCGCGCTGGTGAAACCGTGCGAACTGCGGGTGGGCGCGGGCGGCATCGAACTCGAGCACGGCGGCCGCCAGGTTCTCTACCACTGGCACGAGGTCGGTCGGGTGGTGGTCCGGCGCGCGGAGCGCGTCGGGTGGGCGGTCTGCGTGTTCCCCCAGCCCGGAACCCCTCTGCCGTCGCCTCGGGGCCCACGGACACCGCTGGGCTATCTGGAGCGGAAGACCGGCTGGATCATGGTCGTGCCCGTACATCGGCTCAAGGGCTCCCGTAAAGAGATCGAGATGACCCTCGCCCGGTATGCGGGACGCCTGTGGGGCGGCAACGCCTGA
- a CDS encoding ABC transporter substrate-binding protein, with protein MRRTTRTTAMSAAVLLLASAAACGGRDEGGGGSTAEGQCEGQQTTGITDDSIKLGGIYPLSGPASAYGDIPKGIKAYFDYINAEKDGIDGRKVEFIVRDDGYQPPKAVEEARRLVEQEQVFALFQTLGTPSTSATWDYANQRKVPQVFVATGASKWGIDDKHPWTIGWQPNYISEARVYAQFLKQDKPNAKVAVLFQNDDFGEDLLGGFKQAIEGSGITIVQEESYEVSDPSVEPQMRDLAGSGADVFLNITTPKFGSQALAADAKITDWNPLHIVANVAASVTVLKPVGFDNVQGVVSSTYYKDPNDPQWANDPEMKLYQAKMKQYVPGADPSVPYHAFGWAVASSFHKTMQAAECKTREGLRDSVRNLQNVEVPMLLPGVPMQTGEGDGFPIESMQMMRFEGERWQLFGDVIDTRKTFGPVEHP; from the coding sequence ATGCGTCGAACGACGAGAACGACGGCGATGTCGGCGGCCGTGCTGCTGCTGGCGTCCGCCGCGGCCTGCGGCGGCCGGGACGAGGGCGGCGGCGGGAGCACCGCCGAAGGGCAGTGCGAGGGCCAGCAGACCACCGGGATCACCGACGACTCGATCAAGCTCGGCGGCATCTACCCGCTGTCGGGCCCGGCCTCCGCGTACGGCGACATCCCCAAGGGGATCAAGGCGTACTTCGACTACATCAACGCCGAGAAGGACGGCATCGACGGCCGCAAGGTCGAGTTCATCGTCCGCGACGACGGCTACCAGCCGCCGAAGGCCGTCGAGGAGGCGCGCCGGCTCGTCGAGCAGGAGCAGGTGTTCGCGCTGTTCCAGACCCTCGGCACCCCGTCCACCAGCGCGACCTGGGACTACGCGAACCAGCGGAAGGTGCCGCAGGTCTTCGTGGCCACCGGCGCCTCGAAGTGGGGCATCGACGACAAGCACCCGTGGACGATCGGCTGGCAGCCGAACTACATCTCCGAGGCCCGCGTGTACGCGCAGTTCCTCAAGCAGGACAAGCCGAACGCGAAGGTGGCCGTCCTGTTCCAGAACGACGACTTCGGCGAGGACCTCCTCGGCGGCTTCAAGCAGGCCATCGAGGGCAGCGGCATCACGATCGTCCAGGAGGAGAGCTACGAGGTCTCCGACCCGAGCGTCGAGCCGCAGATGCGCGACCTCGCGGGCTCGGGCGCGGACGTCTTCCTCAACATCACGACGCCGAAGTTCGGCTCGCAGGCCCTCGCCGCCGACGCGAAGATCACCGACTGGAACCCGCTGCACATCGTCGCCAACGTCGCCGCGTCGGTCACCGTCCTCAAGCCCGTCGGGTTCGACAACGTCCAGGGCGTCGTGTCCTCGACGTACTACAAGGACCCGAACGACCCGCAGTGGGCGAACGACCCGGAGATGAAGCTCTACCAGGCGAAGATGAAGCAGTACGTGCCGGGCGCGGACCCGTCCGTCCCGTACCACGCGTTCGGCTGGGCCGTCGCGAGCAGCTTCCACAAGACGATGCAGGCCGCCGAGTGCAAGACCCGCGAGGGCCTGCGCGACTCGGTGCGCAACCTGCAGAACGTCGAGGTCCCGATGCTGCTGCCCGGCGTGCCGATGCAGACCGGCGAGGGCGACGGCTTCCCCATCGAGTCCATGCAGATGATGCGGTTCGAGGGCGAGCGCTGGCAGCTGTTCGGCGACGTCATCGACACCCGCAAGACCTTCGGCCCCGTCGAGCACCCCTGA